From Thermoanaerobaculia bacterium, the proteins below share one genomic window:
- a CDS encoding secretin and TonB N-terminal domain-containing protein: MRPEILLLLAATRSPGAPAHPAAPGAVVAIGESGRRYRGEPISLDLKDADLVDVCLSFSKIAKTNVVVDPGVKGIVTVRLKAVPWDQALDLILRMNGLAMAREGRILRIGRPEALAR, encoded by the coding sequence GTGCGTCCCGAGATCCTCCTCCTGCTCGCGGCGACGCGCTCTCCGGGCGCCCCGGCGCACCCCGCGGCTCCCGGGGCCGTCGTCGCCATCGGCGAGAGCGGCCGGCGCTATCGCGGCGAGCCGATCTCGCTCGACCTCAAGGACGCGGATCTCGTCGACGTCTGCCTCTCGTTCTCGAAGATCGCGAAGACGAACGTCGTGGTCGATCCCGGGGTGAAGGGGATCGTGACCGTGCGCCTGAAGGCCGTCCCGTGGGACCAGGCGCTCGACCTCATCCTCAGGATGAACGGGCTCGCGATGGCGCGCGAGGGGAGAATTCTCAGGATCGGCAGACCGGAGGCGCTCGCCCGCTGA